Proteins found in one Brachyspira murdochii DSM 12563 genomic segment:
- a CDS encoding RNA polymerase sigma factor, giving the protein MSGAGIMAYEDNIEAFKAGNEEAYKELVEMYKKPLFNLVYSIISNSEEAEEIVQDVFVSFYIKRESFEGRSKIYTWLYRVSFNRAVDHIRKREREKKYRIKEYRNSEVQESDNDNSINKIILAEALSKLEDDFRIPLMMAEYENYSYNEISETLDLPVNTVRTRIFRARKKLLSIMQKMGVTL; this is encoded by the coding sequence ATGAGCGGTGCTGGTATTATGGCGTATGAAGATAATATAGAAGCTTTTAAAGCAGGTAATGAAGAAGCTTACAAAGAGCTTGTAGAAATGTATAAAAAACCGCTGTTTAATTTGGTTTATTCTATCATTTCAAACAGCGAAGAAGCAGAAGAAATCGTGCAGGACGTTTTTGTAAGTTTTTATATAAAAAGAGAAAGTTTTGAAGGCAGAAGTAAAATATATACTTGGCTTTACAGAGTATCTTTTAATAGGGCAGTAGATCATATAAGAAAAAGAGAAAGAGAGAAAAAATACAGGATAAAAGAATATAGAAACTCAGAAGTGCAGGAATCTGATAATGATAATAGTATTAATAAGATTATATTAGCAGAGGCATTATCAAAGTTGGAAGATGATTTTCGTATACCGCTTATGATGGCAGAATATGAAAATTATTCTTATAATGAAATATCTGAAACACTGGATCTGCCTGTTAATACGGTAAGAACCAGAATATTCAGAGCTAGAAAAAAACTTTTATCTATTATGCAAAAGATGGGGGTAACTTTATGA
- a CDS encoding zf-HC2 domain-containing protein, with protein sequence MKNNHEYYEMLISRYKDNDLDSNEIFEMEKHLSSCKSCQKFKEELDSMSSILCGKKLIIVHKKKIFNKNKVIASIGSLAAALLIFAGVNSLYKQQSDDNSAIIANNSSSMKTVIDYNISDEDYTPLSSYFSYSDEENTDEGSEEISIMSAYIYYMGK encoded by the coding sequence ATGAAAAATAATCATGAATATTATGAAATGCTTATAAGCAGATATAAAGACAATGATTTAGACAGCAATGAAATATTTGAGATGGAAAAACATCTGTCTTCTTGTAAATCATGTCAGAAGTTTAAAGAAGAACTTGATTCTATGTCATCTATACTATGCGGTAAAAAACTTATAATAGTACATAAAAAGAAAATATTTAATAAAAATAAAGTAATAGCTTCTATAGGATCTCTGGCAGCTGCTTTATTAATATTTGCAGGTGTTAATAGCCTATATAAACAGCAGTCTGACGATAATTCTGCTATAATAGCAAATAACTCTTCTTCAATGAAAACAGTTATAGACTATAATATAAGCGATGAAGACTATACTCCTCTATCAAGTTATTTCAGCTACAGCGATGAAGAAAATACAGATGAAGGAAGCGAAGAAATATCAATAATGTCAGCTTATATTTATTATATGGGCAAATAA
- the purN gene encoding phosphoribosylglycinamide formyltransferase — MLRIAVLISGGGSNLLSLIEMQDKDDYQIDIVIADRQCKGISIAKRFGISSVIIDKKMHKNDLFNTIDKHLNNIDLVVLAGFLSIVDTNFIKKWKGKIINIHPSLLPKYGGKGMYGIHVHEAVIANKEKESGCTVHYVTEVIDGGDIIMQARVAVKEDDTPETLQKRVLLEEHRILPETVKQLAKTI; from the coding sequence ATGCTTAGAATAGCTGTTTTGATTTCTGGAGGCGGAAGTAATTTACTTTCTCTAATAGAGATGCAAGATAAAGATGATTATCAAATTGATATTGTTATAGCTGATAGACAATGCAAGGGTATTAGTATAGCTAAAAGATTTGGTATATCTTCTGTTATTATAGATAAAAAAATGCATAAAAATGATTTGTTTAATACTATAGACAAACATCTTAATAACATAGATTTAGTAGTGTTAGCAGGATTTTTATCAATAGTAGATACTAATTTTATAAAAAAATGGAAAGGAAAAATTATTAATATACACCCATCTCTTCTTCCAAAATACGGAGGAAAGGGAATGTACGGAATTCATGTACATGAGGCAGTTATTGCAAATAAAGAAAAAGAGTCTGGCTGTACTGTGCATTATGTAACTGAAGTAATAGACGGAGGAGATATAATAATGCAGGCTAGAGTAGCTGTAAAAGAAGATGATACTCCTGAAACTTTACAAAAAAGAGTGCTTTTAGAAGAACATAGAATACTGCCTGAAACTGTAAAGCAATTAGCTAAAACTATTTAA
- the purM gene encoding phosphoribosylformylglycinamidine cyclo-ligase: MSISYADSGVNREEGYKAVSLMKEVVAKTMHSNVLNTIGSFGAMYELGKYNNPVLVSGTDGVGTKLEIAFSMKKYDTVGIDAVAMCVNDVLCHGAKPIFFLDYLACGKLNGETASLIVKGIADGCYEAGAALIGGETAEMPGFYKEGDYDIAGFCVGVVEKDKIIDGANVAEDDAVIGISSSGFHSNGFSLIRKLVRDYNAVFEGEKIGETLLVPTKIYVKKVLPLLEKYNIKGMAHITGGGLIENVPRAIAKGYKAVIKKDSFQTPNIFNYIRYLGNIKEEEMYNTFNMGIGFVIIASKDDKDNIIRDLKDMNEEAYDIGYITKNEDKGKSGICLE; this comes from the coding sequence ATGAGTATTTCTTATGCAGACAGCGGAGTTAATAGAGAAGAAGGCTACAAAGCTGTTTCTCTTATGAAAGAAGTAGTTGCCAAAACTATGCATTCAAATGTACTTAATACTATAGGAAGTTTTGGTGCTATGTATGAGCTTGGCAAATATAATAATCCGGTATTAGTTTCTGGTACTGACGGAGTAGGAACAAAACTTGAAATAGCATTTTCTATGAAAAAGTATGATACAGTAGGTATAGATGCTGTTGCTATGTGTGTTAATGATGTACTTTGTCATGGGGCAAAGCCTATTTTCTTTTTGGATTATTTAGCCTGCGGTAAATTAAACGGAGAAACTGCTAGTTTAATAGTAAAAGGTATTGCTGACGGCTGTTATGAGGCGGGTGCTGCTTTGATAGGCGGAGAGACTGCTGAAATGCCGGGTTTTTATAAAGAGGGTGATTATGATATTGCTGGTTTCTGTGTAGGGGTTGTGGAAAAAGATAAAATTATAGACGGAGCTAATGTTGCTGAAGATGATGCTGTTATAGGTATTTCTTCTTCTGGTTTTCACAGCAATGGATTTTCTCTTATAAGAAAACTTGTACGCGATTATAATGCTGTATTTGAAGGTGAAAAAATAGGCGAGACTCTTTTAGTTCCCACTAAAATATATGTAAAAAAAGTTCTTCCTCTATTAGAAAAATATAATATAAAAGGAATGGCTCATATTACAGGAGGCGGATTAATAGAAAATGTTCCGCGTGCTATTGCTAAAGGGTATAAAGCTGTTATTAAAAAAGACAGTTTTCAAACTCCTAATATATTCAATTATATAAGGTATCTTGGAAATATTAAAGAAGAAGAGATGTACAATACTTTTAATATGGGTATAGGCTTCGTTATAATAGCTTCCAAAGATGATAAAGATAATATTATAAGAGATTTGAAAGATATGAATGAAGAGGCTTATGATATTGGTTATATTACAAAAAATGAAGATAAGGGTAAGAGTGGAATATGCTTAGAATAG
- the infB gene encoding translation initiation factor IF-2, which yields MSQKNENNEKNLNQESSQADNKPKVIIKKANNNSSNNDDSQATAAVKKVKKVIVKKKIIIHNKSDKQEVQKQDNNSENAAKNFNSRDNRDNRENKNKNYSHGSREHKDFNNNREAKDNKLQQITPPADDVSSFKKDNKKDNKKRDYEKKDKEYDKKSSQKDSKAEAAQRQENKIFNKMQAKKRQQEQRLASVEKEISIMETITVGDLAKKMNLRASDIISKLMGMGTMARVNDIIDSDTATIIADDFGCKVNVVSLQEEATIEVKADKEEDLKPRPPVVTIMGHVDHGKTSLLDAIRHSNITSKESGGITQNIGAYKVKIPSGEIAFIDTPGHAAFTMMRARGAKSTDIVILVVASDDGVMPQTIEALNHAKEANVPIIVAVNKMDLPNASMDKVKASLSEYGLTPEEWGGDTQYIGVSALTKQGINELLEAIILQAEMLELKANPNREAIGIVLEASLDQGRGPVGTVLVQNGTLKIGDYFVCGLSVGKVRAMVNDLGQRVTKALPSTPVEVLGFEKTPEAGEAFNVMLDEKEAKAIADKRVQLKQQEALKANVKVTLENLYEKIASDAMKEFKVIIKADVQGSAEALRDALNKIQSDKIRFVSIYSASGAVTESDVNLAHASNAIIIAYRVRPSAKARELAEKLGIPIERYDIIYEAIEAIQNAMKGSLERIKKEVDIGTVEVRDVFHVPKVGTIAGCYVTSGKIERNASVRVMRDNVLIYTSKISSLRRVKDDVKEVATGYECGASIENFNDIKKGDILEIFKIEEIAQDL from the coding sequence ATGTCTCAAAAAAATGAGAATAATGAAAAAAATTTAAATCAGGAAAGCTCACAAGCTGATAATAAGCCTAAAGTTATAATAAAAAAAGCTAATAATAATAGCAGTAATAATGATGACAGTCAGGCAACTGCAGCTGTGAAGAAAGTTAAAAAAGTTATAGTTAAAAAGAAAATTATAATACATAATAAATCTGATAAACAGGAAGTTCAAAAACAGGATAATAATTCTGAAAATGCTGCTAAAAACTTTAACAGCAGAGATAATAGGGATAATAGAGAAAACAAAAATAAGAATTATTCTCATGGCAGCAGAGAACATAAAGATTTTAATAATAACAGAGAAGCTAAAGATAATAAATTACAGCAAATTACTCCGCCTGCAGATGATGTATCTTCTTTCAAGAAAGATAATAAAAAAGATAATAAGAAAAGAGATTACGAGAAAAAAGATAAAGAATACGATAAAAAATCTTCTCAGAAAGATTCTAAAGCAGAAGCAGCTCAAAGACAGGAAAATAAAATCTTTAATAAAATGCAGGCTAAAAAACGTCAGCAGGAACAAAGACTTGCCAGTGTTGAAAAAGAAATCAGCATAATGGAAACAATTACTGTAGGCGATTTAGCTAAAAAGATGAATTTAAGAGCCTCCGACATCATATCCAAACTTATGGGTATGGGTACTATGGCTAGAGTTAATGATATAATAGATTCAGACACTGCTACAATTATAGCTGATGATTTCGGCTGTAAAGTTAATGTTGTATCTTTACAGGAAGAGGCTACTATTGAAGTAAAAGCGGATAAAGAAGAAGATTTAAAACCTCGTCCTCCAGTAGTAACAATTATGGGGCATGTTGACCATGGTAAAACCTCTCTTCTTGATGCTATAAGACATAGTAATATTACTTCAAAAGAAAGCGGCGGAATTACTCAGAATATCGGTGCTTATAAAGTAAAAATACCTAGCGGCGAAATAGCTTTTATCGATACTCCGGGACACGCAGCATTTACTATGATGAGAGCAAGGGGAGCTAAAAGTACAGATATAGTAATACTTGTTGTTGCTTCTGATGACGGAGTTATGCCGCAGACAATAGAGGCCTTAAATCATGCTAAAGAAGCTAATGTACCTATAATAGTTGCCGTTAATAAAATGGATCTGCCTAATGCTTCTATGGATAAAGTTAAAGCTTCATTGTCAGAATACGGACTTACTCCGGAAGAATGGGGCGGAGATACCCAGTATATAGGTGTTAGTGCTTTAACTAAACAGGGTATCAATGAATTATTAGAAGCTATTATACTTCAGGCTGAAATGCTTGAATTAAAGGCTAATCCTAATAGAGAAGCCATAGGTATAGTTTTAGAAGCCTCGCTTGACCAAGGAAGAGGACCGGTTGGTACTGTGCTTGTGCAAAATGGTACTCTAAAAATCGGAGACTATTTTGTATGCGGGCTTTCTGTTGGTAAAGTTAGGGCTATGGTTAATGATTTGGGGCAGAGAGTTACAAAGGCTTTGCCTTCTACTCCTGTTGAGGTTTTAGGATTTGAAAAAACTCCTGAAGCTGGAGAAGCATTTAATGTTATGCTTGATGAAAAAGAGGCTAAAGCTATAGCTGATAAAAGAGTTCAGTTAAAACAGCAGGAGGCTTTGAAAGCTAATGTTAAAGTTACTTTAGAAAACCTTTATGAAAAAATAGCTTCTGATGCTATGAAAGAGTTTAAGGTTATAATAAAAGCTGATGTTCAGGGAAGTGCTGAGGCTTTGAGAGATGCTCTTAATAAAATACAAAGTGATAAAATACGTTTTGTTTCTATATACAGTGCATCTGGGGCTGTTACTGAAAGCGATGTAAACTTAGCTCATGCTTCTAATGCAATTATTATTGCTTATAGAGTACGTCCTTCTGCTAAAGCTAGAGAGCTTGCTGAAAAATTAGGAATACCTATAGAAAGATATGATATTATTTATGAGGCAATAGAAGCTATTCAAAATGCTATGAAAGGTTCTCTTGAAAGAATTAAAAAAGAAGTTGATATTGGTACTGTTGAAGTGAGAGATGTATTCCATGTTCCTAAAGTTGGTACTATTGCTGGTTGTTATGTAACTAGTGGTAAAATAGAGAGAAATGCTAGCGTAAGAGTTATGCGTGATAATGTACTTATATACACAAGTAAGATTTCTAGTTTGAGACGTGTAAAAGACGATGTTAAAGAAGTTGCCACTGGTTATGAATGTGGTGCTTCTATAGAAAACTTTAACGATATCAAAAAAGGTGATATACTTGAAATATTCAAAATTGAAGAGATAGCACAGGATTTATAA